One window from the genome of Nisaea sediminum encodes:
- the ffh gene encoding signal recognition particle protein, producing MFDSLQNRLGEVFDRLKKRGALKEADVTAALREVRVALLEADVALPVVKDFIDRVRERAVGQEVIKSVSPGQQVIKIVHDNLVEMLGTEAGTINLNAVPPVPILMVGLQGGGKTTSTAKLAKRLKERDRKKVLMASLDIYRPAAREQLRVLGEQIEVATLPIAENETPVSIAKRAMAAGKLQGFDVVMLDTAGRLSIDESMMNEVIQVRDAVKPVETLLVADAMTGQDAVTTARNFHERVGLTGIVLTRMDGDARGGAALSMRAVTGVPIKGVGVGERADALEDFHPERVAGRILGMGDVVSLVEKAAETIEIEEAERIAKKMQKGMFDLEDMLSQLRQVKKMGGLGGVMSMLPGIGKLQKQMAGANIDENVIKKQEAIILSMTKAERKNAKLMNASRRRRIAAGSGTSVQEVNKLLKQHQDMTRVMKQMGKMGGMKGLGALLGGGGGGMPGAGGQLPPGLSGKGMPKLPGGMLPPGFPGKK from the coding sequence ATGTTCGACAGTTTGCAGAACCGGCTCGGCGAGGTTTTCGATCGCCTGAAGAAACGCGGCGCGCTGAAAGAAGCCGACGTGACGGCTGCGCTGCGCGAAGTGCGCGTGGCCCTGCTCGAGGCCGATGTCGCGCTGCCGGTGGTGAAGGACTTCATCGACCGGGTGCGCGAGCGCGCGGTCGGCCAGGAAGTCATCAAGTCCGTCTCCCCCGGCCAGCAGGTGATCAAGATCGTCCACGACAATCTCGTGGAGATGCTCGGCACCGAGGCCGGCACGATCAATCTCAACGCCGTTCCACCGGTGCCGATCCTGATGGTCGGCCTGCAGGGCGGCGGCAAGACCACCAGCACCGCGAAGCTGGCCAAGCGGCTGAAGGAGCGGGACCGCAAGAAGGTCCTGATGGCCTCGCTCGATATCTACCGTCCGGCGGCGCGCGAACAGCTCCGCGTGCTGGGCGAGCAGATCGAGGTCGCGACCCTGCCGATCGCCGAGAACGAGACTCCCGTTTCGATTGCGAAACGGGCGATGGCCGCGGGCAAGCTGCAGGGCTTCGACGTGGTCATGCTGGATACCGCCGGCCGGCTCTCCATCGACGAGTCGATGATGAACGAGGTGATCCAGGTCCGCGACGCGGTGAAGCCGGTCGAGACTCTCCTCGTCGCCGACGCGATGACCGGCCAGGACGCCGTCACCACGGCGCGCAATTTCCATGAGCGGGTCGGGCTGACCGGCATCGTGCTGACCCGGATGGACGGCGATGCGCGCGGCGGCGCGGCGCTTTCCATGCGCGCGGTCACCGGGGTTCCGATCAAGGGTGTCGGTGTCGGCGAGCGGGCCGACGCGCTGGAGGATTTCCATCCCGAACGTGTCGCCGGCCGGATCCTCGGCATGGGCGACGTGGTCAGCCTGGTCGAGAAGGCCGCGGAGACCATCGAGATCGAGGAAGCCGAGCGCATCGCGAAGAAGATGCAGAAGGGCATGTTCGACCTCGAGGACATGCTCTCCCAGCTCCGGCAGGTGAAGAAGATGGGCGGCCTCGGCGGCGTCATGTCGATGCTTCCGGGCATCGGCAAGCTGCAGAAACAGATGGCCGGCGCCAATATCGACGAGAACGTCATCAAGAAGCAGGAAGCGATCATCCTCTCCATGACCAAGGCGGAGCGGAAGAACGCGAAACTGATGAATGCCTCGCGCCGGCGCCGCATCGCGGCCGGTTCGGGCACCAGCGTTCAGGAGGTCAACAAGCTCCTGAAGCAGCACCAGGACATGACCCGGGTCATGAAACAGATGGGCAAGATGGGCGGCATGAAGGGCCTCGGGGCCCTGCTCGGCGGCGGCGGTGGAGGCATGCCCGGCGCCGGCGGCCAGCTTCCGCCCGGCCTCTCTGGCAAAGGCATGCCGAAGCTTCCGGGAGGCATGCTGCCGCCCGGTTTCCCCGGCAAGAAGTAA
- the rpsP gene encoding 30S ribosomal protein S16, with translation MSLRIRLSRGGAKKRPFYRIVVAEGTSPRDGLFIEKLGTYNPMLPKEHADRLVVNADRIKHWISVGAKPTDRVHKMLASIDLMAKFEYRDQPKKSAPGQKRQEREEEEAAKAAEAAEAAAAEAAAAAEAAAAEAAAPAEEAPAEEAPAEEVAAEEEKSEG, from the coding sequence ATGTCCCTTCGTATTCGTCTGTCGCGCGGTGGCGCCAAGAAGCGCCCGTTCTACCGCATCGTCGTCGCCGAGGGCACGTCCCCGCGGGACGGCCTCTTCATCGAGAAGCTCGGCACCTACAACCCGATGCTCCCGAAGGAGCATGCGGACCGGCTCGTGGTGAACGCCGATCGCATCAAGCACTGGATCTCCGTTGGCGCGAAGCCGACCGACCGGGTCCACAAGATGCTCGCCTCCATCGACCTGATGGCCAAGTTCGAGTATCGCGACCAGCCGAAGAAGTCCGCCCCGGGCCAGAAGCGCCAGGAGCGTGAAGAGGAAGAGGCCGCGAAGGCTGCCGAGGCCGCCGAAGCCGCTGCCGCCGAGGCTGCCGCCGCCGCCGAGGCTGCTGCTGCCGAAGCCGCTGCTCCGGCCGAAGAGGCCCCGGCTGAAGAGGCTCCCGCCGAGGAAGTCGCGGCCGAGGAAGAGAAGTCCGAGGGCTAA
- the rimM gene encoding ribosome maturation factor RimM (Essential for efficient processing of 16S rRNA), producing the protein MAEPVTLGVIVGVHGVRGMLRVKSFTEQPEDIAAYGPLKDAAGKSYELEVTGQAKGVLLVRIAGIGDRNAAEALKGTELLIDRDRLPEADEDEFYHADLIGLRADLVAGETLGTVVAVQNFGAGDLLEIRLPDSRKTVLVPFDETAVPEIDLGAGRLLVDPPAGLLDEASDEDREAEADHG; encoded by the coding sequence ATGGCCGAGCCGGTCACTCTCGGCGTCATCGTCGGCGTCCATGGCGTGCGCGGCATGCTCCGGGTGAAGAGTTTCACCGAGCAGCCGGAAGACATCGCCGCCTATGGACCGCTGAAGGATGCCGCGGGAAAGAGCTACGAGCTCGAGGTGACCGGCCAGGCGAAAGGCGTGCTGCTGGTGCGTATCGCCGGAATCGGCGACCGGAACGCGGCGGAGGCCCTCAAGGGCACCGAGCTTCTGATCGACCGGGACCGGCTGCCGGAGGCGGACGAGGACGAGTTCTACCATGCGGATCTGATCGGCCTCCGGGCGGATCTGGTCGCGGGCGAGACTCTCGGCACGGTGGTCGCAGTGCAGAATTTCGGTGCCGGCGATCTCCTGGAGATCCGCCTGCCGGACAGCCGCAAGACCGTGCTGGTGCCGTTCGACGAAACCGCGGTTCCGGAGATCGACCTCGGGGCCGGACGGCTTCTGGTCGATCCGCCGGCGGGGCTTCTGGACGAGGCGTCGGACGAGGACCGCGAGGCCGAAGCGGACCATGGCTGA
- the trmD gene encoding tRNA (guanosine(37)-N1)-methyltransferase TrmD — translation MADAAAPWQATVLSLFPEMFPGPLGHSIAEKARLAGRWSLKTLDIRDFASDKHRSVDDTPFGGGSGMVMRPDVVDAALAAVDDVPGRRIYLSPRGVRFDQTMARELAAGPGVVLLCGRYEGLDQRVIDARGLCEVSLGDFVLSGGEIPALALLDACIRLLPGVLGTAATLDEESFEEGLLEYPLYTQPRDWNGLSVPEVLLSGHHAKIAKWRREQSEEITRERRPDLWERYRGSDE, via the coding sequence ATGGCTGACGCGGCGGCCCCCTGGCAGGCGACGGTGCTCAGCCTGTTCCCGGAAATGTTCCCGGGACCGCTCGGGCATTCGATCGCCGAAAAGGCCCGCCTGGCGGGCCGCTGGTCCCTGAAAACGCTGGACATCAGGGACTTTGCGAGCGATAAGCACCGCTCCGTGGACGACACCCCCTTCGGGGGCGGTTCCGGAATGGTGATGCGGCCCGATGTGGTCGACGCGGCATTGGCCGCCGTCGACGACGTTCCGGGCCGCAGAATTTATTTGAGCCCGCGCGGCGTCAGGTTCGACCAGACGATGGCGCGGGAGCTCGCGGCGGGCCCCGGTGTGGTGCTGCTCTGCGGGCGCTACGAGGGACTGGACCAGCGGGTGATCGACGCCCGCGGCTTGTGTGAGGTCAGTCTCGGGGATTTCGTGCTTTCGGGCGGCGAGATCCCGGCCCTGGCGCTGCTGGATGCTTGCATCCGTCTGCTGCCGGGCGTGCTCGGCACGGCGGCGACGCTGGACGAGGAGAGTTTCGAGGAGGGGCTGCTGGAGTATCCCCTCTACACGCAGCCTCGGGACTGGAACGGACTATCCGTGCCCGAGGTGCTGCTGTCCGGCCACCACGCGAAGATCGCGAAATGGCGGCGGGAACAGTCGGAAGAGATCACGCGCGAGCGGCGCCCGGACCTCTGGGAACGCTATCGCGGATCGGACGAGTGA
- the rplS gene encoding 50S ribosomal protein L19 yields MNIVQQLEKEQLDKLVAERPVPDFGPGDTVKVNVRVVEGTRERVQAYEGVCIARKNDGLNSSFTVRKISYGEGVERVFPLYSPRLDSIEVTRRGKVRRAKLYYLRGRRGKAARIAEKVTNRAKASVAVPETGSAEA; encoded by the coding sequence ATGAACATCGTACAACAGCTCGAAAAAGAGCAGCTTGATAAGCTCGTTGCCGAACGTCCGGTTCCGGATTTCGGCCCGGGCGACACCGTGAAGGTGAATGTCCGCGTCGTCGAAGGCACCCGCGAGCGTGTGCAGGCCTATGAAGGCGTCTGCATCGCGCGCAAGAACGACGGCCTGAACTCCTCCTTCACCGTCCGCAAGATCTCCTACGGCGAAGGCGTCGAGCGTGTGTTTCCGCTCTACTCCCCGCGCCTCGACAGCATCGAGGTGACCCGCCGCGGTAAGGTCCGCCGGGCGAAGCTCTACTACCTGCGCGGCCGTCGCGGCAAAGCGGCGCGTATCGCCGAGAAGGTGACCAACCGTGCCAAGGCGAGCGTCGCCGTTCCGGAAACCGGTTCGGCCGAAGCGTAA
- a CDS encoding sulfite exporter TauE/SafE family protein, producing the protein MDLNAITSTLEGFGLWNLLLAAGTVGLAGLVRGFSGFGAAMISIPLLSLLFGPQVALATLTTMEMPAQLQLLRLSRREADWKQAAPMALGGIAALPLGTWILVSIDQELLRKAISVIVLLLVAVLASGYRHTMTRRLGRDIAIGSVAGFLNGSTGLGGPPIIFYLLSGPYAPAAVRANITAFFQIGFVFVVASYVWFGVLTPERMLLGALMAPFYMTGIWGGGKLFHLASERTFRRIAYILLSVIGAGTLFG; encoded by the coding sequence ATGGATCTGAACGCGATTACTTCCACATTGGAAGGATTTGGCCTCTGGAACCTGCTTTTAGCCGCCGGAACGGTCGGTCTGGCGGGATTGGTCCGCGGCTTCTCCGGTTTCGGCGCGGCGATGATCTCAATTCCGCTACTGAGCCTGCTGTTCGGCCCGCAGGTCGCGCTCGCCACCCTCACCACAATGGAAATGCCGGCGCAGCTCCAGCTGCTGCGGCTGTCGCGCCGGGAGGCGGACTGGAAGCAGGCGGCGCCGATGGCACTCGGCGGGATCGCCGCCCTGCCGCTCGGCACCTGGATCCTGGTCTCGATCGATCAGGAGCTGCTCCGCAAGGCGATCTCAGTGATCGTATTGCTGCTGGTGGCGGTGCTGGCGAGCGGCTACCGGCACACGATGACACGCCGTCTCGGCCGGGACATCGCGATCGGTTCGGTCGCCGGTTTCCTCAACGGCTCCACCGGGCTCGGCGGACCGCCGATCATCTTCTACCTGCTCTCGGGACCCTATGCGCCGGCGGCGGTGCGCGCCAACATCACCGCCTTCTTCCAGATCGGCTTCGTCTTCGTGGTGGCGAGCTATGTCTGGTTCGGCGTGCTGACCCCGGAACGGATGCTGCTCGGCGCTCTCATGGCGCCGTTCTACATGACCGGGATCTGGGGCGGCGGGAAGCTGTTCCATCTCGCCAGCGAACGGACCTTCCGGCGCATCGCCTACATCCTGCTCTCGGTGATCGGCGCCGGCACGCTGTTCGGATAG